A genome region from Psychrobacter jeotgali includes the following:
- the tadA gene encoding tRNA adenosine(34) deaminase TadA has protein sequence MKLQLSPPPESLADSKLWSLSDAKWMERALSLARLGANNGEVPVGAVLVHEQKIIGEGFNEPIGRHDATAHAEIVALRDACLRLQNYRLPLQTTLYVTLEPCTMCIGALIHARVDRLIYAANEPRAGMVGSQMNLPEQSFYNHNIQVYSGLYAEQSSQLLKQFFKNRRQWAKLKKTVNT, from the coding sequence ATGAAGCTGCAATTATCACCACCGCCAGAGAGTCTAGCCGATAGCAAGTTATGGTCGCTATCAGACGCGAAGTGGATGGAGAGAGCCTTATCTTTAGCTCGGCTTGGCGCTAATAATGGGGAAGTGCCTGTAGGTGCAGTATTGGTTCATGAACAAAAAATCATTGGTGAAGGGTTTAATGAACCAATTGGACGCCACGATGCTACTGCTCACGCCGAGATTGTGGCATTAAGGGATGCTTGCCTGCGCCTACAGAATTACCGTTTGCCTTTGCAGACTACTTTATATGTTACCTTGGAACCTTGTACTATGTGCATTGGCGCTTTGATCCATGCTCGTGTGGATAGACTTATTTATGCCGCCAATGAACCGCGTGCTGGTATGGTCGGTAGCCAAATGAATTTACCTGAGCAATCGTTTTATAATCATAATATTCAGGTTTATAGTGGTTTATATGCCGAGCAGAGTAGTCAGTTACTGAAACAGTTTTTCAAAAATCGTCGACAATGGGCGAAGTTAAAAAAGACTGTTAATACTTGA
- a CDS encoding uracil-DNA glycosylase yields the protein MALFDEQADQKTTKTAAEKKAILDKVRLPEDWKRALEEELTSDNMDNLREFLKQAYQSSASIYPPAPLIFNALNLTPLSKVKVVILGQDPYHGPGQAMGLSFSVPKTIPKPPSLNNVLKEMADDIGTQYSAHGDLTHWAKQGVLLLNSSLTVRESEPNSHQNKGWEQFTDAVIDVVNEQTEHTVFILWGSKAQKKGKYINTDKHLILTAVHPSPLAANRGGFFGSKPFSKTNDYLAQHGQTPIDWQLPQ from the coding sequence ATGGCACTATTCGATGAGCAAGCGGATCAAAAAACCACAAAAACCGCCGCCGAAAAAAAAGCAATTCTAGATAAGGTTCGCCTTCCTGAGGACTGGAAGAGGGCTTTAGAAGAAGAGCTAACCTCTGATAATATGGATAATCTGCGCGAGTTTCTAAAGCAAGCCTATCAGTCGAGCGCTAGCATTTATCCTCCTGCGCCTTTAATCTTTAACGCTTTAAATTTAACCCCATTATCAAAAGTAAAAGTAGTGATTTTAGGTCAAGACCCTTATCATGGCCCAGGTCAGGCGATGGGACTGTCATTTTCAGTACCTAAAACCATTCCAAAGCCACCTTCACTTAATAATGTGCTCAAAGAGATGGCTGATGATATTGGTACCCAGTATTCAGCCCATGGCGATTTGACCCATTGGGCTAAACAAGGAGTGTTATTGCTTAATAGCTCTTTGACCGTAAGAGAAAGTGAGCCTAATAGCCATCAGAATAAAGGCTGGGAGCAATTTACTGATGCGGTCATTGATGTGGTCAATGAGCAGACTGAGCATACGGTTTTTATTTTATGGGGCAGTAAAGCACAGAAAAAGGGTAAGTATATCAATACCGATAAGCATCTGATTTTGACTGCGGTGCATCCGTCACCACTTGCCGCCAATCGTGGTGGGTTCTTTGGCTCCAAGCCGTTCTCGAAAACTAACGATTATTTGGCGCAACATGGACAAACTCCGATTGATTGGCAGTTGCCGCAATAG